One Fuerstiella marisgermanici DNA window includes the following coding sequences:
- a CDS encoding IS66 family transposase codes for MDTDVSQIIAVEVKQLVLSLQREVAELRDENRRLRDRIEELEGKNPTERLDEAFSVTAEERRRAETGRRKGRKKQSSARRGRRTTEQKADNAERRELILPEGYNVAECRFVRERFVWRVINGQAVQVVYEIYHGPNGEKSEIPGVWPRSEFGIEVHIALARIVTITGLSIDKTCALIEFFWNLPLGKSQADALLNQLARRWEQEFESLCDLMAFSAIVHADETSWSINSVWAFLSEKARVLIFGCRKDGDTLAQILSKELFGGVLVSDDAAVYRGFSHAQKCWAHLLRKAIRLTLLKPDNEEYQRLLDGLLEIFYAAKRHAADGRLGDAGRAAKVDELDNTLAALLVRYCAEDSDVRAADFGKDFDNLVSELIRLMTEEELFCFVTSPAAPATNNEAERSLRGAAMDRRTGRTSKTSKGARRRSILTSVLESLNLHLKTPTLSSVVAEVMTWQQDGFSLFDRLKLEVGLTSAPPGQSRLSKLVPAN; via the coding sequence ATGGACACGGATGTCAGTCAGATCATCGCTGTGGAAGTGAAGCAGCTTGTGCTTAGCCTGCAGCGTGAGGTTGCGGAGCTGCGGGACGAGAACCGGCGGCTGCGTGATCGGATTGAAGAGCTCGAAGGTAAGAACCCCACAGAGCGACTCGACGAGGCGTTTTCGGTGACGGCGGAAGAGAGACGCCGCGCTGAAACGGGCCGCCGAAAAGGTCGCAAAAAACAATCCTCGGCGCGTCGCGGTCGTCGCACAACCGAGCAGAAAGCGGACAACGCCGAACGACGCGAACTCATTCTGCCGGAAGGTTACAACGTCGCAGAGTGCCGTTTCGTTCGGGAACGTTTCGTCTGGAGAGTGATCAACGGCCAAGCCGTGCAGGTCGTCTATGAAATCTATCACGGCCCCAACGGCGAGAAATCCGAAATTCCGGGCGTGTGGCCGCGGTCCGAATTCGGCATTGAAGTTCATATCGCGCTGGCTCGCATTGTGACCATCACGGGACTGTCGATCGACAAGACGTGTGCATTGATTGAATTCTTCTGGAATCTGCCGCTCGGCAAATCCCAGGCGGACGCTCTGTTGAATCAACTGGCACGGCGTTGGGAACAGGAATTCGAATCTCTGTGTGACCTGATGGCGTTCAGTGCGATTGTGCATGCAGACGAAACCAGTTGGAGTATCAACAGCGTGTGGGCTTTTTTGTCGGAGAAGGCGCGCGTGCTGATCTTCGGATGCCGCAAAGACGGCGACACACTGGCTCAGATCCTGTCGAAAGAGTTGTTTGGAGGCGTGCTTGTTTCGGACGATGCGGCCGTGTACCGAGGTTTCAGTCACGCACAGAAATGCTGGGCTCACCTGCTGCGGAAGGCCATCCGTCTGACGCTGCTGAAGCCGGACAACGAAGAGTACCAGCGACTGCTCGACGGCCTGCTGGAAATTTTCTACGCGGCCAAACGCCACGCCGCCGATGGTCGTCTTGGCGATGCCGGTCGTGCGGCGAAGGTCGATGAACTTGATAACACGCTGGCGGCTCTGCTGGTGCGTTACTGCGCCGAGGATTCCGATGTTCGGGCGGCCGACTTCGGCAAGGATTTTGACAACCTGGTCTCAGAACTGATTCGGCTGATGACGGAAGAGGAGTTGTTTTGTTTTGTGACAAGCCCGGCCGCGCCAGCAACGAACAACGAAGCGGAACGCAGTCTTCGCGGCGCGGCCATGGACCGTCGCACAGGTCGAACGAGCAAAACATCGAAGGGAGCCCGTCGCCGCAGCATTCTTACAAGCGTCCTGGAATCGCTGAATCTCCATCTGAAAACACCAACGCTCAGTTCCGTGGTGGCCGAGGTCATGACGTGGCAGCAGGATGGATTCAGTCTGTTTGATCGACTGAAACTTGAAGTCGGCCTGACCTCCGCGCCGCCCGGTCAGTCGCGACTGTCCAAACTCGTCCCCGCCAACTGA